One window from the genome of Pyrus communis chromosome 16, drPyrComm1.1, whole genome shotgun sequence encodes:
- the LOC137719986 gene encoding transcription factor bHLH61-like isoform X2, with protein sequence MVSREHKRAALYEKLQLLRSITNSHALNKTSIIVDASKYIEELKQKVERLNQDIANAQTTSSSSSDQNPLPGVTVEALEKGFLINVFSEKSCPGLLVSVLEAFEDLGLNVLEARVSCADSFRLQAVGGENEEEGESIDAHAVKQAVAVAIKNWSENTEN encoded by the exons ATGGTTTCTAGGGAGCACAAGAGGGCAGCACTCTATGAGAAGCTGCAACTTCTTCGTTCTATTACTAACTCTCATGCT CTAAACAAAACCTCAATCATAGTAGATGCCTCCAAGTACATTGAAGAGCTAAAACAAAAGGTGGAAAGACTGAATCAAGATATTGCAAATGCACAAACtacttcttcatcatcaagtGACCAAAATCCATTGCCTGGG GTTACAGTGGAAGCCCTAGAAAAAGGATTTCTGATAAATGTGTTTTCTGAGAAGAGTTGCCCAGGTTTGCTTGTGTCTGTACTGGAAGCTTTCGAAGACTTGGGTCTCAATGTCCTTGAAGCTAGGGTTTCCTGTGCAGACAGTTTCAGGTTACAGGCAGTTGGAGGAGAA AATGAAGAGGAAGGTGAGAGCATTGACGCGCATGCAGTAAAGCAAGCAGT
- the LOC137719986 gene encoding transcription factor bHLH61-like isoform X1 → MVSREHKRAALYEKLQLLRSITNSHALNKTSIIVDASKYIEELKQKVERLNQDIANAQTTSSSSSDQNPLPGQVTVEALEKGFLINVFSEKSCPGLLVSVLEAFEDLGLNVLEARVSCADSFRLQAVGGENEEEGESIDAHAVKQAVAVAIKNWSENTEN, encoded by the exons ATGGTTTCTAGGGAGCACAAGAGGGCAGCACTCTATGAGAAGCTGCAACTTCTTCGTTCTATTACTAACTCTCATGCT CTAAACAAAACCTCAATCATAGTAGATGCCTCCAAGTACATTGAAGAGCTAAAACAAAAGGTGGAAAGACTGAATCAAGATATTGCAAATGCACAAACtacttcttcatcatcaagtGACCAAAATCCATTGCCTGGG CAGGTTACAGTGGAAGCCCTAGAAAAAGGATTTCTGATAAATGTGTTTTCTGAGAAGAGTTGCCCAGGTTTGCTTGTGTCTGTACTGGAAGCTTTCGAAGACTTGGGTCTCAATGTCCTTGAAGCTAGGGTTTCCTGTGCAGACAGTTTCAGGTTACAGGCAGTTGGAGGAGAA AATGAAGAGGAAGGTGAGAGCATTGACGCGCATGCAGTAAAGCAAGCAGT